CCGCCGCCGCGGCACCCGGCACCACCTTGACCATCGACGTGCGAGGGACGAGGATTCCCGCAACCGTCACCGCGCTGCCCTTCTACCGGAGGAAGAAATGACCGATCTGAACGCCCTCAAATACACCGCCGAGCACGAGTGGATCGCCGTCGACGGCGACACGGCCACGATCGGCATCACCGACTACGCGGCCGACCAGCTCGGTGACGTCGTCTACGTCGACCTGCCCGCCGTGGGCTCCGAGCTGAGCGCCGGCGACGTGTGCGGCGAGATCGAGTCGACCAAGTCGGTCGGCGAGCTCTATGCGCCGCTGAGCGGCACCGTCGTCGAGGTCAACGAGGCGATCGTCGACGACCCCTCGCTCGTGAACGACGACGCCTTCGCCGGGTGGCTCATGAAGCTGTCGGTCACGCCCGGCGACGCCGACGGGCTGCTCGACCGCGCCGCCTACGTCGCACTCACGGGCGGCGAGGCGTGACCGCCGCGTTCACCGACCGCCATATCGGCACGGACGCATCCGCCCAGGAGCGGATGCTGCGGGTGCTCGGCCACGAGAGCCTCGACGCGCTCGTCGAGCGTGCGGTACCGGCATCCATCCACGCGCGGCCCGTAGCCGACAGCGTGATCCCTCCGGCGGCCACCGAGGCCGAGGCGCTGGCCGAGCTGCGCGAGCTGGCCTCCCAGAACCGCTCCGCCCGCTCGATGATCGGTCTCGGCTACTACGACACGTTCACGCCGTCGGTGATCGCACGCAACGTGCTCGAGAACCCGTCCTGGTACACGGCCTACACGCCCTACCAGCCTGAGATCTCGCAGGGCCGGCTCGAGGCGCTCATCAACTTCCAGACGATGGTGAGCGATCTGACCGGCCTGGACACCGCGAACGCCTCGATGCTTGACGAGTCGACCGCCGTCGTCGAAGGCATGCTGCTGGCGCGCCGGGCATCGAAGGCGAAATCGAACGTGTTCCTCGTCGACGCCGACGCGCTGCCGCAGACCAAGGCGCTGCTCGCACACCGTGCGGCGGCTCTGGGCATCGAGCTGCACGAGACGGCCTACGACGTTCCGGCCGACGTCGACGTGTTCGGCGCGTTCATCCAATACCCCGGGGCGTCGGGACGGGTCTGGGACCCGTCCGAGGCGATCGCCGCCGTCCAGGCGCAGGGCGGTCTCGTCGTCGTCGCCGCCGATCTGCTCGCGCTCACCCTGCTGCGATCGCCGGGCTCGCTCGGCGCCGACGTCGCGGTCGGGACCACCCAGCGCTTCGGCGTGCCGATGGGCTTCGGCGGCCCGCACGCCGGCTACATGGCCGTGCGCTCCGGGCTCGAGCGGCAGCTGCCCGGTCGCCTCGTGGGCGTGTCGATGGATGCCGCGGGGCACCCTGCGTACCGGCTCTCCCTGCAGACGCGTGAGCAGCACATCCGCCGCGAGAAGGCGACGTCGAACATCTGCACCGCGCAGGTGCTGCTGGCGGTCATGGCCGCGATGTACGCGGTGTACCACGGCCCCGGCGGCCTGCGCGCCATCG
This DNA window, taken from Microbacterium invictum, encodes the following:
- the gcvH gene encoding glycine cleavage system protein GcvH, whose protein sequence is MTDLNALKYTAEHEWIAVDGDTATIGITDYAADQLGDVVYVDLPAVGSELSAGDVCGEIESTKSVGELYAPLSGTVVEVNEAIVDDPSLVNDDAFAGWLMKLSVTPGDADGLLDRAAYVALTGGEA